From Deltaproteobacteria bacterium:
TCGTTTTCATTATCTTTTCGTACACGCCTTTTTTCCGGAGCCCCTTTAACGTCTCGAGCCCGGCTGTCATTGCAAGCGGATTGCCCGAGAGCGTTCCGGCCTGATAGGTCGGCCCCGAAGGCGCAAGCCCGGACATTATATTCTTTTTACCGCCAAACGCCCCTACCGGAAGACCGCCGCCAATCACCTTGCCAAGGCACGTCATATCCGGGTCTATCTTATATATTTTCTGCGCCCCGCCGTAACACAGGCGAAACCCGCTCATCACCTCATCCATTATCAAAAGCGCGCCGTATTTTTTCGTTACGTCGCGAAGCGCCTTCATGAACCCGGGCTTGGGCGGAACCACTCCCATATTCCCCGGAGCGCCTTCGACGATTACGCACGCCACCCCCTTGGGGTCGGAGGCAAGTATTCTCTCGACCGAGGCTATGTCGTTATACCTCGCGTTGTACGTGTGCTTTGCAAGATCCTTTGGCACGCCTGGGCTGTCCGGCACGCCAAGTGTAGCAGCGCCGCTCCCTGCCTTTACAAGAAGACTGTCTGCGTGGCCGTGGTAACAGCCTTCGAACTTCAATATATTGTCCCTTCCGGTAAAGGCCCTTGCAAGGCGTATGGCGCTCATCGTTGCTTCGGTGCCCGAGCTTACGAACCTCACCATGTCCATGGACGGGAATGCGGAAAGCACCTCATTGGCAAGCTCTACCTCGAGAGCTGTCGGAGCGCCGTAGCTTGTGCCTCCGTCAACAGCCCTTTTTATGGCAGCGGCGACGTTTTTCTCCGCGTGCCCGAGTATCATCGGCCCCCAGGAGCCTATATAATCTATGTACGCGTTGCCGTCTGCGTCGTATATCTTCGAGCCCTTGGCCTTTTTTATGAACACCGGGTTGCCGCCAACCGACTTAAACGCCCTCACGGGACTGTTGACGCCTCCCGGGATGACCTTCTGCGCGCTCTTGAATAATGCAGCCGATTTCGTCGTCTTCATGGCAAATCGCTCCTTTAAAACATATAGTAGCGTCTATACTAACTTAACAAAAACCCACTGTCAAGCCGCGCCCCACTAACCCCTCTTAGGCAAGGTATTGAGAGAACCTTTTTGTAAAAAGGTTCTCTCAAACTCTCTCCAAAAACTTTTACTTGAGTCTGCTTGCCCCCGTACGGGGGCAAGCAGACTCAAGCAAGCAAAAGTCTTTGAAGGGGGCCTGGGGGAAACTTTCTACAGAAAGTTTCCCCCAGCACCCTTATCTAAGTGGTTATTGGGGTACTGTTTGGATAATGAGTTTGCCTTCGGCCATGGCCGGGAGCCAGAGGCGGTTGTTCTTGTGGTCATAGAGGAAGTCTGCCGGGCCCTTTACATCCACAGCAAGCGTCATTTCGCCAACGATGCCGGTGCTTGGCATATAGGTATATAGCTTGCCGGGCTTGCCAAAGTCTACCCAGTCACTAAACACAACACCTTCGCCCGGGATAATGCCAACGCCATCGAGAAG
This genomic window contains:
- the hemL gene encoding glutamate-1-semialdehyde 2,1-aminomutase, whose product is MKTTKSAALFKSAQKVIPGGVNSPVRAFKSVGGNPVFIKKAKGSKIYDADGNAYIDYIGSWGPMILGHAEKNVAAAIKRAVDGGTSYGAPTALEVELANEVLSAFPSMDMVRFVSSGTEATMSAIRLARAFTGRDNILKFEGCYHGHADSLLVKAGSGAATLGVPDSPGVPKDLAKHTYNARYNDIASVERILASDPKGVACVIVEGAPGNMGVVPPKPGFMKALRDVTKKYGALLIMDEVMSGFRLCYGGAQKIYKIDPDMTCLGKVIGGGLPVGAFGGKKNIMSGLAPSGPTYQAGTLSGNPLAMTAGLETLKGLRKKGVYEKIMKTTDAICDGIEALIKKHRTECVLQRAGSMFTMFFSSGPVYSWDDAAKCDREKFGVFFRRMLERGIYLPPSQFEAAFVGLTHSADDVKKTLKAVDESLKGL